A DNA window from Stutzerimonas stutzeri contains the following coding sequences:
- a CDS encoding NAD(P)H-dependent oxidoreductase, with protein MKKILLLNGGKAFAHSAGQYNATLHQAAIETLAAAGFEIKTTEIDAGYDAQEEVEKILWADALIYQMPGWWMGAPWTVKKYLDEVFTVGHGSLYANDGRTRSDASQKYGSGGLLHGKRYMISATWNAPQQAFDDPGDFFGGKGVDAVYLPFHKAHEFLGMQGLPTFLSVDVMKRPQVEADVARYRRHLGEVFGFSA; from the coding sequence ATGAAGAAGATTCTGCTACTCAACGGCGGCAAGGCGTTCGCGCATTCGGCCGGCCAGTACAACGCCACGCTGCATCAGGCGGCAATTGAAACCCTCGCCGCAGCGGGCTTTGAGATCAAGACCACCGAGATCGATGCTGGCTACGATGCGCAGGAAGAAGTCGAGAAAATCCTCTGGGCTGACGCACTGATCTACCAGATGCCCGGCTGGTGGATGGGCGCGCCCTGGACCGTGAAGAAATACCTCGACGAAGTGTTCACCGTTGGCCACGGCAGCCTCTACGCCAACGACGGACGTACCCGTTCCGATGCATCGCAGAAGTACGGCAGCGGCGGCCTGCTGCACGGCAAACGCTACATGATTTCCGCCACCTGGAATGCCCCGCAGCAGGCCTTCGACGACCCCGGCGACTTCTTCGGCGGCAAGGGCGTGGACGCCGTGTATCTGCCATTTCACAAGGCCCACGAGTTTCTCGGCATGCAGGGTCTGCCTACCTTTCTCAGCGTCGACGTGATGAAGCGCCCGCAAGTCGAAGCGGATGTCGCGCGTTACCGACGGCACCTGGGCGAGGTGTTTGGTTTCAGCGCTTGA
- a CDS encoding bile acid:sodium symporter family protein, whose protein sequence is MARPRLLPDNFTLALLGAVAIATLLPARGQGVVVFEWITNLAIALLFFMHGAKLSGSAILAGMGHWRLHLLVFSCTFVLFPLLGLALRPVLTPMIGPELYLGMLYLCALPATVQSAIAFTSLARGNIPAAVCSAAASSLIGIFLTPLLVLLLMGAQGEGGSTLDAIGKIVVQLLLPFIAGQIARRWIGDWVARNKGWLKNVDQSSILLVVYTAFSHAVVEGIWHEVPLPQLLGLVLACCLLLALALIITWLIARWLGFDLEDRITILFAGSKKSLATGIPMAQVLFAGGALGTLILPLMLFHQIQLMVCAVLAQRYASRPESAPAVKAG, encoded by the coding sequence GCTGCTGCCAGCACGTGGGCAAGGCGTGGTGGTGTTCGAGTGGATCACCAACCTGGCCATCGCCCTGCTGTTCTTCATGCACGGTGCCAAGCTTTCTGGCAGCGCGATCCTCGCCGGGATGGGCCACTGGCGCCTGCACCTGTTGGTGTTCAGCTGCACCTTCGTGTTGTTCCCGCTGCTCGGCCTGGCCTTGCGCCCGGTATTGACGCCGATGATAGGACCCGAGCTGTACCTCGGCATGCTCTACCTCTGCGCCTTGCCGGCCACCGTACAGTCAGCCATCGCCTTCACCTCGCTGGCGCGCGGCAATATCCCGGCGGCGGTCTGCAGCGCGGCGGCGTCCAGCCTGATCGGCATCTTCCTCACGCCACTGCTGGTGCTGCTGCTGATGGGCGCGCAGGGCGAAGGCGGCTCGACGTTGGATGCCATCGGCAAGATCGTCGTGCAGCTGCTGCTGCCGTTCATTGCCGGGCAGATCGCGCGACGCTGGATCGGTGACTGGGTAGCGCGCAACAAAGGCTGGCTGAAGAACGTCGATCAGAGCTCGATCCTGCTGGTGGTCTACACCGCATTCAGCCACGCGGTGGTCGAGGGCATCTGGCATGAGGTGCCACTGCCGCAATTGCTCGGCCTGGTGCTGGCCTGCTGCCTGCTGCTGGCACTGGCATTAATCATCACCTGGTTGATCGCGCGCTGGCTGGGCTTCGATCTGGAGGATCGAATCACTATTCTCTTCGCCGGCTCGAAGAAGAGCCTGGCCACCGGCATTCCCATGGCGCAGGTGCTGTTCGCCGGTGGGGCGCTGGGCACGCTGATCCTGCCGCTGATGTTGTTTCACCAGATCCAGTTGATGGTCTGCGCGGTGCTGGCGCAGCGTTATGCGTCGAGGCCGGAATCGGCACCGGCGGTGAAAGCGGGCTGA